One window of Amaranthus tricolor cultivar Red isolate AtriRed21 chromosome 11, ASM2621246v1, whole genome shotgun sequence genomic DNA carries:
- the LOC130827154 gene encoding uncharacterized protein LOC130827154, giving the protein MGNSLRCCLACVLPCGALDLIRIVHLNGYVEEITRPVTAGEILQSYPNHVLTKPCSNGNNMVGKIMILSSESKLKRGTIYFLIPDSSLPSDHSKSRKSSSKNKINDRKIYDNHGIGKSKVCDVPDNDQSDNNNNNNITKNSKFLSLDLSTMDNKENNVVFETKLKSKSKSGKHQRRRSSRGKSGIWHPHLESITEDL; this is encoded by the coding sequence atGGGAAATAGCTTAAGGTGCTGTTTGGCATGTGTACTTCCATGCGGAGCATTAGATTTAATCCGCATAGTTCATCTAAATGGTTATGTAGAAGAAATTACAAGACCAGTAACAGCTGGGGAAATTCTCCAATCATATCCAAACCATGTCTTAACTAAACCTTGTTCCAACGGTAATAATATGGTTGGAAAAATCATGATTTTATCCTCTGAATCAAAGCTTAAACGTGGTACTATATATTTCTTGATCCCTGATTCATCATTACCGTCTGATCATTCTAAATCTAGAAAGTCTTctagtaaaaataaaatcaacgaTCGGAAAATTTATGATAATCATGGTATTGGTAAGTCTAAAGTTTGTGATGTACCAGATAATGATCagagtgataataataataataataatattactaaaaaTAGTAAGTTTTTGAGTTTAGATTTGTCTACAATGGATAATAAGGAAAATAATGTTgtttttgaaacaaaattaaaatctaaATCTAAATCAGGAAAGCATCAAAGAAGAAGAAGCAGCAGGGGTAAAAGTGGTATTTGGCATCCTCATTTGGAGAGTATTACTGaagatttatga
- the LOC130826566 gene encoding uncharacterized protein LOC130826566, whose amino-acid sequence MAKSRGVYLDYLISGQVIIEEDVVTNTTKFKYLGSIIQSNGEIDGDVTHHIRVGWLKWRAATEVLCDKKFPTKLKGNFYKVSIRPALLYGSELWLVKKIHEQKMEVAKI is encoded by the exons ATGGCTAAAAGTAGGGGTGTTTATTTGGATTATTTGATATCGGGTCAG gtgatcattgaagaagatgtAGTTACTAATACGACCAAGTTCAAGTATTTAGGTTCCATTATCcagagtaatggggagattgatggagatgtAACACACCATATACGAGTGGGTTGGCTTAAATGGCGAGCGGCCACCGAAGTGTTATGTGATAAGAAGTTCCCGACTAAGCTGAAAGGTAATTTCTACAAAGTTTCCATTAGGCCAGCATTATTGTATGGGTCAGAGTTGTGGCTCGTAAAGAAGATCCACGAACAAAAGATGGAAGTAGCAAAGATATGA
- the LOC130827297 gene encoding exocyst complex component EXO70B1-like — protein sequence MAENNINGEEKLIAVAREIAKSLGHSNSMTDDIIDIFSTFDGRFSRDKLSPSSDMLQASRTISDKKPSSAVATLEECLTSLELQISQYLSFDQPIWSNSSDSCAFLEVFDELIGTMREFSPLARDNKAVGVELDRAEDLLQSVIFKMKEEFRGLIRRGSDSFDLSRESSDSDSEGNYDDGEIPVAHPVTDFNIVIDALPSATTNELHEIAKRMVAVNYGRECSHVCSACRREFLEESLSRLGLQKLSTDEVQKLPWPELEDEIERWCKSADFSLRVLFPSERRLCGRIFSGYPSASDFAFMEVCRGSVIQLLNFADAVAISSRSPERLFKVLDIYETLRDLLPEFEILFSDQFCVFLRNEALAIWKRVGEAIRGIFMELENSIRRDPAKVPVPGGGLHPITRYVMNYLRAACQSRQTLEQVFEEERERAMSGISSLSVQMVWIMELLESNLEAKSKVYKDPALSSVFMMNNGRYIVQKVKGSELGLLLGEDWIRKHNVKVRQFRVNYQRSTWNKVITILKVDNGGNNLNGGMKERFKMFNSYFEEILKIQSLWIVSDDQLREDLKTALIQNLLPAYRNFIGMFQSSPEAGRNPEKHIKLSVEDIEARINNELFRGNSSGSRR from the coding sequence ATGGCTGAAAACAACATCAACGGAGAAGAAAAATTGATAGCTGTAGCAAGAGAAATTGCTAAATCCTTAGGTCATTCAAATTCTATGACCGACGATATTATCGACATTTTCTCCACTTTCGACGGCCGATTTTCTCGCGACAAACTCTCGCCATCTTCCGATATGTTGCAGGCATCTCGTACAATTTCCGATAAGAAGCCTTCGTCGGCAGTCGCTACTTTGGAAGAATGCCTTACTTCGTTGGAACTTCAAATTTCTCAGTATCTCTCTTTTGACCAGCCGATTTGGTCAAATTCGTCTGATTCTTGTGCTTTTCTTGAAGTTTTTGATGAATTGATTGGCACAATGCGCGAATTTTCTCCATTGGCCCGCGATAATAAAGCGGTCGGTGTTGAATTGGATCGTGCTGAGGATTTGCTTCAATCGGTGATTTTTAAGATGAAGGAGGAGTTTCGTGGTCTGATCCGTCGCGGTTCTGACTCGTTCGATTTGAGTCGTGAGTCTTCGGATTCTGACTCCGAAGGTAATTATGATGATGGTGAGATTCCTGTTGCTCATCCTGTTACTGATTTTAATATTGTAATCGATGCCTTGCCGTCGGCAACAACTAACGAGCTTCATGAGATTGCAAAGAGAATGGTGGCGGTTAATTATGGAAGAGAGTGTTCGCATGTTTGTAGTGCTTGTCGGAGAGAGTTTCTTGAGGAGAGTTTATCTAGATTAGGGTTACAGAAATTGAGTACTGATGAAGTTCAGAAGCTTCCATGGCCGGAGCTTGAAGATGAGATTGAACGTTGGTGCAAGTCGGCGGATTTTTCTTTGAGAGTTCTGTTTCCGTCGGAGAGACGattgtgtggtcgtattttctCGGGATATCCTTCTGCTTCGGATTTCGCTTTCATGGAGGTTTGTCGTGGTTCAGTGATTCAGCTGTTAAATTTTGCTGACGCGGTTGCAATATCGAGTCGTTCGCCTGAGAGATTGTTTAAAGTTCTTGATATATACGAGACTTTGAGAGATTTGCTTCCGGAATTTGAGATATTATTTTCCGATCAATTTTGTGTGTTTTTAAGAAATGAAGCCTTGGCTATTTGGAAGAGGGTTGGGGAAGCCATCCGAGGGATTTTTATGGAGCTGGAGAATTCAATTAGACGTGATCCGGCTAAAGTTCCAGTTCCTGGTGGTGGACTTCATCCGATAACTCGGTATGTGATGAATTACCTTCGTGCCGCGTGTCAATCGCGGCAGACGCTTGAGCAGGTGTTTGAGGAGGAGAGGGAACGAGCAATGTCAGGGATTAGCTCATTGTCGGTTCAAATGGTGTGGATTATGGAGTTACTGGAGAGTAATTTGGAGGCAAAGTCAAAGGTTTATAAAGATCCTGCTTTGAGCTCTGTGTTTATGATGAACAATGGAAGGTACATTGTTCAAAAGGTGAAGGGTAGCGAACTAGGGCTGTTGTTAGGGGAAGATTGGATTAGGAAACACAATGTGAAAGTGAGGCAATTCCGTGTGAATTATCAAAGGAGTACATGGAATAAGGTGATTACGATTTTGAAGGTGGATAATGGTGGCAATAATCTTAATGGCGGGATGAAAGAGAGGTTCAAGATGTTCAATTCTTACTTTGAGGAGATTTTAAAGATACAATCTTTGTGGATCGTATCTGATGATCAGTTGAGGGAGGATTTGAAGACGGCTCTTATTCAAAACCTGTTACCTGCTTATAGAAATTTCATTGGGATGTTCCAGAGCTCTCCTGAAGCGGGAAGGAACCCTGAGAAGCATATCAAGTTGAGTGTTGAGGATATTGAGGCACGGATCAACAATGAGCTGTTTCGGGGTAATAGTAGCGGTAGCAGGAGATGA